The stretch of DNA AGGACGACAAGTCTGACCCGAAAGAGGCGGCCATCGTCGCCAACAAACTGGCCGGCGACAAAAGCGTGCTGGCGGTAGTGGGCCATTTCAACAGTTCGGCCACGCTCGCCGGCGCCCCTATCTATAACAAAGCCGGCCTTGTGGAGATTTCCCCCGGCTCCAGTTCGCCGGCCGTAACCAAGGCGGGCGACTATACTTTCCGCGTAATTACAACCGACGCTTTCCAGGCTGACTATGTCGCCAAATGGGCCGTCAAGGATCTCGGCTATAAAAAGATTGCCGTAATTTATGAAAATAACGACTATGGCAAAGGCCTTGCCGATGTTTTTGACGAAAAGGCAAAGGGGCAGGGCGCGGCAATTGTTTCCAGCGATTCTTATCTTGCCGGCGAAACCAAGGATTTCAGCGCCATTTTGACCAAAATAAAAGCGGCGGGGCCGGACATGCTTTTCATCGGCGGCCTCTACAATGAAACGGCCCTTATTGCCAAACAGGCGAAAAACATAGGCCTGAACGCGCCGATCATGGGCGTTGACGCTATCTATTCCAACGCCTTGATAGACCTCGGCGGGAAAAGCGTCGAGGGCGTGCTGCTCCCCGGCTTTTTCCATGAAGGCACGGACAATCCCGTGGCGCAAAAGTTTATCAAAGCCTACAAAGCAAAATACAAACAGGATCCCGCGACCTATGCGGCCTATGGTTACGATGCCGCCAAAATAGTGCTGGACGCGATTGCCAACGCGGGCACGGACAGAAAAGCTATCCGCGACTATATAGCAAAAGTTAAGGGGTTCCAGGGTGCCACGGGCATCAATACGTTTGACGAAAACGGCGACGTTATGAAAGATCCGCTGCGCCTTGTCATCAAGGAAAGCAAGTTCCAGGTGGTAAAATAGTTTTGCCGCTGCCTACGGCAGGCACGGCGGCCGCCGTGCCTGCCCCGGGTTTGGCCGGTGCCT from Acidaminococcales bacterium encodes:
- a CDS encoding ABC transporter substrate-binding protein, coding for MKNRKSLPALMAGLLLSAALLGGCGTDKKADDAVKIGLAIPLTGSSAQDGETIKNGVQLAIDEVNGQGGIKGKKVLLDVQDDKSDPKEAAIVANKLAGDKSVLAVVGHFNSSATLAGAPIYNKAGLVEISPGSSSPAVTKAGDYTFRVITTDAFQADYVAKWAVKDLGYKKIAVIYENNDYGKGLADVFDEKAKGQGAAIVSSDSYLAGETKDFSAILTKIKAAGPDMLFIGGLYNETALIAKQAKNIGLNAPIMGVDAIYSNALIDLGGKSVEGVLLPGFFHEGTDNPVAQKFIKAYKAKYKQDPATYAAYGYDAAKIVLDAIANAGTDRKAIRDYIAKVKGFQGATGINTFDENGDVMKDPLRLVIKESKFQVVK